In Paenibacillus sp. FSL M7-0420, a single genomic region encodes these proteins:
- a CDS encoding UvrD-helicase domain-containing protein, which translates to MSTRPVPETKPEGSLWSDDQWRAIAESGSDILVAAAAGSGKTAVLVERIIRKISNEEAGFSVDRLLVATFTKAAASEMRQRIREALERKLEEDSEGGNEYLRRQLALLGRASITTLHSFCLEVIRRYYQMIPIDPGFRILNEHEAEMMRQELLEELLEEKYGEVAEDGEDTLFVQLADWFSGERSDDAVHSLIQRLHDFARSHPWPAQWLRDTAADFALPDAEALSHTPWVQSILAEARLTLKGAVSQLEQGRDIALQPGGPAPYAENLTADLEMAQGLLDAVDSQPWAGLYDIFMEISFGKLKPCKKDATDPLLQESVKAIRDQVKKSLLELQKSLFGRPAESFLGELHTAAPLMQELAETVIAFGERYRLEKAGRGLVDFSDLEHYCLQILRHPDSQPGHSLPSDAAIEYRSQFDEVLLDEYQDTNSVQEEIVRLISREFPGNRFMVGDMKQSIYRFRLAEPGLFLDKYRRFSNGPSYGDSAGSALHAGEADGRAGADPGQEEREEGLVIDLARNFRSRLEVVNAVNMVFRQIMDSNVAEISYDERAELVYGANFPGAAEKGPDTYFAPELLLIDKGASATGPADEAAEGDELPLLELEAAESETAQLEARAIARRISQMTGMTGGEPLLIYDKGLRIMRPVVYGDIVILLRSARVWTPLMIEELRGEGIPAYGDQNKGYFQATEVEIALSLLQIVDNPRQDIPLAGVLRSPVVNLREEELAKVRLCSRGTFYDALVAASEAGEALLDNQPDLFRESALLAGQDAGTGDTTGETAAASELTPSSGNEGVQEGIDGTDASAALRDIPLTLQRKLKSFLDRLENWRNAARQGSLSELIWRIYRESGYLEWVGGLPGGFQRQNNLKALYDRAVQFENETSARGLFRFLVFISRLRENGGDLGVAGGSSEEAGGVRIMTIHKSKGLEFPVVFLAGMAKMFNRQDLHSPFLMHKELGFGPRFVERETRVSYPTLPYLAINRRSRLELLAEEMRVLYVGLTRPRDKMILVGTVRDLPRTASGWAAMQGREELLLADHLLARGRSYLDWVGPALIRHPAAAILRKLAGSEGPVSTVLHGDESNWSITVTGAAELSPGAFLAGDDDQDKSEQRRVILEALRRGRAVSRPETPAAAEIAERLGWTYRYASASGIPAKTSVTELKGLLSMQEQPSYDQLEVRKLPGIPDERNERGYRDSLHLQRPKFMEKRGLTPAERGTAYHTVMQHIPLDEPVDRSVLEATLERLVRLAILSREQADAVVLEEVGQFCQSELGHRLFHSAWKTREQPFSYTMPAGEAYRGLDYLDEAAAGLADERGGGDFAETVLIQGVIDCLFREEGRLILLDYKTDHIPPHGDGLTQLSDKYRFQLELYSKALLDILGEPVSEVWLYFFDGGHAVRL; encoded by the coding sequence GTGAGCACAAGACCTGTACCCGAAACGAAGCCGGAAGGCAGTCTGTGGAGTGACGACCAGTGGCGCGCCATTGCCGAGAGCGGCAGCGATATTCTCGTGGCGGCGGCAGCCGGTTCCGGCAAAACGGCGGTTCTCGTCGAGCGGATTATCCGCAAAATCAGCAATGAGGAAGCGGGCTTCAGCGTGGATAGGCTGCTGGTGGCAACATTCACCAAGGCTGCCGCTTCCGAGATGCGCCAGCGTATCCGGGAAGCGCTCGAGCGCAAGCTGGAGGAGGACAGTGAAGGCGGGAACGAATATCTGCGCCGCCAGCTGGCTCTCCTGGGCAGAGCCTCTATTACCACGCTGCATTCCTTCTGCCTTGAAGTAATCCGCAGGTATTACCAGATGATTCCAATCGATCCCGGCTTCCGTATTCTGAATGAGCATGAGGCGGAGATGATGCGCCAGGAGCTGCTGGAAGAGCTGCTGGAAGAGAAATACGGCGAGGTTGCTGAGGACGGGGAAGATACCCTGTTCGTGCAGCTCGCAGACTGGTTCAGCGGTGAACGGAGCGATGATGCGGTGCATTCGCTGATTCAGCGGCTGCATGATTTCGCGCGCAGCCATCCCTGGCCCGCGCAGTGGCTGCGGGATACCGCAGCCGACTTTGCGCTGCCGGATGCTGAGGCTCTGAGCCATACGCCTTGGGTGCAGAGCATTCTCGCCGAAGCCAGGCTGACGCTGAAGGGGGCGGTCAGCCAGCTGGAGCAGGGGCGTGACATCGCGCTTCAGCCAGGCGGTCCTGCACCCTATGCGGAGAATCTCACAGCCGATCTGGAGATGGCGCAAGGTCTGCTGGACGCAGTGGACTCACAGCCCTGGGCCGGATTGTATGATATTTTCATGGAGATCTCCTTCGGGAAGCTGAAGCCCTGCAAGAAGGATGCCACCGACCCTCTGCTTCAGGAGAGCGTGAAGGCGATCCGGGATCAGGTGAAGAAGAGCCTATTGGAGCTGCAAAAATCCCTGTTCGGCCGTCCGGCGGAATCCTTCCTGGGTGAGCTTCATACGGCGGCTCCGCTGATGCAGGAGCTGGCGGAGACTGTAATTGCGTTCGGTGAGCGCTACCGGCTGGAAAAGGCGGGCCGGGGGCTGGTGGACTTCAGTGATCTGGAGCATTACTGCCTGCAGATTCTGCGCCATCCGGACTCGCAGCCGGGGCATTCGCTCCCGTCGGATGCTGCGATAGAGTACCGCAGCCAGTTCGACGAAGTGCTGCTGGATGAATATCAGGATACTAACAGTGTGCAAGAGGAGATTGTCCGGCTGATCTCCCGGGAATTCCCCGGCAACCGTTTCATGGTCGGGGATATGAAGCAGAGTATATACCGGTTCCGCCTGGCGGAGCCGGGCCTGTTCCTGGACAAATACCGCAGGTTCAGTAATGGTCCGTCCTACGGAGACAGTGCAGGTAGCGCCCTGCATGCCGGTGAGGCAGATGGCCGGGCGGGGGCTGATCCGGGACAGGAGGAACGGGAAGAGGGTCTCGTCATCGATCTGGCCCGCAATTTCCGCAGCAGGCTGGAAGTGGTGAATGCGGTGAATATGGTCTTCCGGCAGATCATGGACAGCAATGTCGCGGAGATCAGTTATGATGAGCGGGCAGAGCTGGTGTACGGAGCGAACTTCCCGGGAGCTGCGGAGAAAGGCCCGGATACTTATTTTGCGCCGGAGCTGCTGCTGATCGACAAGGGAGCCTCTGCGACGGGTCCGGCGGACGAAGCGGCAGAGGGCGATGAGCTGCCTCTTCTGGAGCTGGAGGCGGCCGAGAGTGAGACTGCGCAGCTGGAAGCACGGGCCATTGCCCGGCGTATCTCACAGATGACGGGAATGACCGGCGGTGAGCCGCTGCTGATCTATGATAAAGGACTGCGGATCATGCGTCCCGTAGTATACGGCGACATTGTCATTCTGCTGCGTTCGGCCCGGGTATGGACGCCGCTGATGATTGAGGAGCTGCGGGGTGAAGGCATTCCGGCGTACGGGGACCAGAACAAGGGGTATTTTCAGGCTACGGAGGTGGAGATTGCCCTCTCCCTGCTGCAGATTGTCGATAATCCCCGCCAGGACATTCCCCTGGCCGGAGTGCTGCGCTCACCGGTAGTGAACCTTCGCGAGGAGGAGCTGGCGAAGGTGCGGCTGTGCAGCAGAGGAACATTCTATGATGCGCTGGTTGCGGCCTCTGAAGCAGGGGAAGCACTGCTGGACAATCAGCCGGACCTGTTCCGGGAGTCTGCGCTGCTGGCGGGGCAGGATGCCGGTACCGGTGACACAACCGGAGAGACAGCCGCCGCGTCAGAGCTTACGCCATCGTCAGGAAATGAGGGTGTACAGGAAGGTATAGACGGAACCGATGCTTCGGCGGCGCTGCGGGATATTCCGCTTACGCTGCAGCGTAAGCTTAAGTCCTTCCTGGATAGGCTGGAGAACTGGAGAAATGCTGCCCGGCAAGGAAGCTTAAGCGAGCTGATCTGGAGGATCTACCGGGAGAGCGGGTATCTGGAGTGGGTCGGGGGTCTTCCCGGAGGCTTTCAGCGCCAGAACAATCTGAAGGCGCTGTATGACCGGGCTGTTCAATTCGAGAACGAGACCTCGGCCAGAGGGCTATTCCGCTTCCTGGTGTTCATCTCACGGCTGAGAGAGAACGGCGGCGATCTGGGGGTTGCCGGAGGAAGCAGCGAGGAGGCCGGGGGCGTCAGAATTATGACGATCCACAAGTCCAAGGGTCTGGAGTTCCCTGTTGTCTTTCTGGCAGGTATGGCCAAAATGTTCAACCGTCAGGACCTCCATTCTCCGTTCCTGATGCACAAGGAGCTTGGCTTCGGGCCGCGCTTCGTGGAGCGGGAGACCCGGGTCAGCTACCCGACACTGCCCTATCTGGCGATTAACCGCCGTTCGCGGCTGGAGCTGCTCGCTGAGGAGATGCGCGTGCTCTACGTCGGACTGACCCGTCCGCGCGACAAAATGATTCTGGTGGGTACGGTCAGGGATCTGCCGCGCACGGCTTCCGGCTGGGCAGCGATGCAGGGCCGCGAGGAGCTGCTGCTGGCGGATCACTTGCTGGCCCGGGGCCGCAGTTATCTGGACTGGGTGGGACCGGCGTTGATCCGCCACCCTGCCGCTGCTATTCTGCGCAAGCTGGCAGGCAGCGAGGGGCCGGTATCCACGGTGCTGCATGGCGATGAGTCGAACTGGAGCATTACGGTGACTGGTGCAGCGGAGCTTAGCCCGGGCGCTTTTCTTGCAGGGGATGACGATCAGGACAAGAGCGAGCAACGCCGGGTAATTCTGGAGGCGCTCCGCAGGGGCAGGGCGGTGTCAAGACCTGAGACCCCGGCTGCTGCGGAGATTGCGGAGAGACTGGGCTGGACTTACCGGTATGCGTCAGCGTCAGGCATCCCTGCTAAGACCTCGGTCACCGAGCTCAAGGGATTATTGTCGATGCAGGAGCAGCCGTCTTACGACCAGCTGGAGGTGCGGAAGCTACCGGGCATTCCGGACGAACGGAATGAACGCGGGTATAGGGACAGCCTGCATCTCCAGCGGCCGAAATTCATGGAAAAGCGGGGACTTACCCCTGCAGAGCGTGGAACGGCTTACCATACGGTGATGCAGCATATTCCCCTGGATGAGCCGGTAGACCGGTCTGTGCTGGAGGCTACGCTTGAGCGTCTTGTAAGGCTTGCTATCCTTAGCAGGGAACAGGCAGATGCGGTGGTGCTGGAGGAAGTCGGGCAGTTCTGCCAGAGTGAGCTGGGCCACAGACTCTTCCACTCTGCCTGGAAGACCAGAGAGCAGCCCTTCAGCTACACGATGCCAGCCGGTGAAGCCTACCGGGGGCTTGACTATTTGGATGAAGCGGCTGCCGGACTTGCGGATGAACGCGGTGGCGGTGATTTTGCAGAGACGGTACTGATTCAAGGGGTGATTGACTGCCTGTTCCGGGAAGAGGGGCGGCTGATTCTGCTGGATTACAAAACAGATCATATCCCTCCGCATGGAGACGGGCTTACACAGCTGTCGGACAAATACCGTTTCCAGCTGGAGCTGTACAGCAAGGCGCTGCTGGATATTCTGGGCGAGCCGGTCAGCGAGGTATGGCTGTACTTTTTCGACGGCGGACATGCTGTGAGATTGTGA
- a CDS encoding class I SAM-dependent rRNA methyltransferase, giving the protein MASVILERNRKKRLEQGHPWVYASEVASVDGEPQAGGLVDVLTHQGRYLATGYYNPASQIRVRILSQHKLAAMDTAFFAQRFADCLRHRERFLPGADAYRLVYGEADFLPGLIIDRFGEVLVVQLLTLAMDQHRSEIVEALVQVMAPRGIYERSDVSVRELEGLEQTTGVLYGECPRHITVSENGLKVIVDIEEGQKTGYFFDQRENRASIAPLMKGWGGRSGITLQSVAAEDGSIQTLPVNKSGKPVTFPYWDGATVLECFAHTGSFTLHACKYGAKKVTCLDVSAHAIESAKANVEINGFSDRVEFVVDDAFAFLRNQVKGQEERTERATSGAAAEGKTGSKPVAKADTAKPMTAGGGRTWDVVILDPPAFAKTKSAVAGAVRGYKDINLQGMKLVNDGGYLVTASCSYHMQPQLFLDTIMEAAKDAGKVLRLIEWRAAGKDHPQILGVDEGHYLKFAIFEVRSK; this is encoded by the coding sequence TTGGCATCAGTAATTCTGGAACGTAACCGTAAAAAAAGACTGGAGCAGGGCCATCCATGGGTCTATGCCAGTGAAGTAGCATCTGTAGACGGAGAGCCGCAGGCAGGCGGACTGGTGGATGTTCTGACCCATCAGGGGCGGTACTTGGCTACCGGGTATTATAATCCGGCTTCGCAGATCCGGGTGAGAATTCTGTCGCAGCATAAGCTGGCGGCAATGGACACGGCGTTTTTTGCACAGCGGTTCGCGGACTGTCTGCGGCACAGGGAACGCTTCCTGCCGGGGGCGGACGCTTACCGTCTGGTCTATGGGGAAGCGGATTTCCTGCCGGGGCTGATCATTGACCGCTTCGGTGAAGTCCTTGTAGTGCAGCTGCTGACACTGGCTATGGATCAGCATCGCTCTGAGATTGTGGAGGCGCTGGTGCAGGTGATGGCGCCGCGTGGCATCTACGAGCGCAGCGATGTCAGTGTGCGGGAGCTGGAGGGGCTGGAACAGACCACGGGCGTGCTCTACGGCGAATGTCCGCGCCACATTACCGTAAGTGAGAACGGGCTGAAGGTCATCGTTGATATTGAAGAGGGGCAGAAGACCGGTTACTTCTTCGATCAGCGGGAGAACAGGGCATCGATTGCCCCGCTGATGAAGGGCTGGGGCGGGCGCAGCGGAATTACACTGCAGAGCGTAGCTGCCGAGGATGGTTCCATCCAGACACTGCCGGTCAATAAAAGCGGCAAGCCTGTTACATTCCCTTACTGGGATGGGGCAACTGTGCTGGAATGCTTTGCGCATACTGGAAGCTTCACACTGCATGCCTGCAAGTATGGCGCCAAGAAGGTAACCTGCCTGGATGTGTCTGCGCATGCCATCGAGAGTGCGAAGGCCAATGTGGAGATCAACGGGTTCAGCGACCGGGTGGAATTCGTGGTGGATGATGCATTTGCCTTCCTGCGCAATCAGGTCAAGGGGCAGGAGGAACGGACCGAGCGGGCTACGAGCGGCGCAGCTGCGGAAGGGAAAACCGGCAGCAAGCCGGTTGCCAAGGCGGACACCGCGAAGCCGATGACCGCCGGGGGCGGGCGCACGTGGGATGTCGTGATTCTGGACCCGCCTGCTTTTGCCAAGACCAAAAGTGCAGTGGCAGGGGCCGTACGCGGCTACAAGGACATCAATCTGCAGGGCATGAAGCTGGTGAATGACGGCGGATATCTGGTCACGGCCAGCTGTTCATACCACATGCAGCCGCAGCTGTTCCTTGACACGATCATGGAGGCGGCCAAGGATGCCGGCAAGGTGCTGAGGCTGATCGAATGGCGGGCCGCAGGCAAGGACCATCCGCAGATTCTCGGCGTAGACGAGGGGCATTATCTGAAGTTCGCCATCTTTGAGGTGCGCAGCAAATAG
- a CDS encoding Rpn family recombination-promoting nuclease/putative transposase, with protein MSIPHDEAFKKLLETFFEEFIELFFPELHAMLDYSETRFLMQELLVDIVGEEARELDLLLETRYKGLDGYILIHLEPQSYRDTAFHERMFIYFSRLFERYRKDHKLIIPIAIFTSDEVREEQDTLEMSIPEHSILRFQFLKVELRKQNWRRFIDSDNAVAAALIAKMGYTTREAREVRREFLRMFIKLRTRLDQGRLALIMSVADLYFKPDRTQDEEILRELIDHYPEEGEVIMELMPAWKRWGYEEGKAEGKAEGKEEGQAELIRKLLLNGFSPEAVSEAVELPLDKIKKLM; from the coding sequence ATTTCTATACCACATGATGAAGCTTTCAAAAAGCTGCTGGAGACGTTCTTTGAAGAATTCATAGAGTTATTTTTTCCTGAACTGCATGCCATGCTGGACTATAGTGAGACCCGGTTTTTAATGCAGGAGTTATTGGTAGATATTGTAGGCGAAGAAGCGCGTGAGCTGGATTTGCTGCTGGAGACCCGCTACAAAGGGCTGGACGGTTATATCCTAATTCACCTGGAACCGCAATCGTATAGGGATACCGCATTCCATGAGAGAATGTTTATTTACTTCAGCCGTCTATTCGAGCGCTACCGCAAAGACCATAAGCTGATTATTCCGATTGCGATCTTTACGTCAGATGAGGTCCGGGAAGAGCAGGACACGCTGGAGATGTCAATTCCGGAGCATTCCATTCTGCGCTTCCAGTTCCTTAAGGTGGAGCTGCGTAAGCAGAACTGGCGGCGGTTCATCGACTCAGACAATGCAGTGGCTGCTGCGTTAATAGCGAAGATGGGTTATACTACAAGAGAGGCGAGAGAAGTACGGCGGGAATTCCTGCGTATGTTCATCAAGCTCAGGACGCGATTGGATCAGGGACGGCTGGCGCTGATTATGTCAGTGGCGGATTTGTATTTCAAGCCGGACCGGACACAGGATGAGGAGATTCTAAGAGAATTAATTGATCATTACCCGGAGGAGGGAGAAGTCATTATGGAATTGATGCCAGCCTGGAAGCGTTGGGGATACGAAGAGGGCAAAGCGGAAGGGAAAGCTGAAGGAAAAGAAGAAGGTCAGGCGGAGCTCATCCGTAAATTGCTGCTTAATGGATTTTCTCCGGAAGCGGTATCCGAGGCCGTTGAATTGCCACTGGATAAGATTAAGAAGCTGATGTAA
- a CDS encoding Na/Pi cotransporter family protein, with protein MIRELLFPILYGLVIFLAGMKVMEASLSRLAGPLLNRSLHKATSTPAKGLIVSALLSALLQSSTAVTVLTIGMVNAGLLTYARTLGIILGSNIGTCLTTELISLQISTLAAPLLIVALCLWAAAVMAGELAPQSWRLLEACRRISGPLQFICLAVTGFALILWGIAVMQSIGPALEGSALFRWFLGHAATSALWGLAAGAVLTAMVHSSAAVIGMAMGLAASGVMPPALGIAIVLGANIGTCVTAVIAAIGSTPSGVFVAWSHVTLNVGGALLFLPFTQPLQALSASIGGGPAAQLAHAQTIFNVVCSLGVLPLCYLPVWSRLEQRLQS; from the coding sequence ATGATCCGTGAACTGCTATTCCCTATCCTCTACGGTCTTGTCATATTCCTCGCCGGGATGAAGGTGATGGAAGCCTCGCTGTCGCGGCTGGCCGGTCCGCTGCTGAATCGCAGCCTGCACAAGGCTACCTCCACACCGGCCAAAGGCCTGATCGTCAGCGCCCTGCTGTCGGCGCTGCTGCAGAGCAGCACCGCTGTAACGGTGCTGACCATCGGCATGGTCAATGCCGGGCTGCTGACCTATGCCCGCACGCTCGGCATTATTCTCGGCAGCAACATCGGCACCTGCCTAACCACGGAGCTGATCAGCCTGCAGATCAGCACGCTGGCCGCGCCGCTGCTGATCGTGGCGCTCTGCCTGTGGGCCGCCGCCGTGATGGCCGGCGAGCTGGCCCCGCAGTCCTGGCGGCTGCTTGAGGCCTGCCGCCGGATCTCGGGACCGCTGCAGTTCATCTGCCTCGCGGTCACCGGCTTCGCGCTCATCCTGTGGGGCATCGCGGTCATGCAATCCATCGGCCCCGCCCTGGAAGGCAGCGCCCTGTTCCGCTGGTTTCTCGGACATGCCGCAACCAGCGCACTTTGGGGGCTGGCCGCCGGGGCTGTGCTGACGGCGATGGTGCACAGCAGCGCCGCAGTCATCGGCATGGCGATGGGCCTCGCCGCCAGCGGCGTGATGCCGCCTGCGCTTGGCATCGCCATCGTCCTCGGTGCGAACATCGGCACCTGCGTCACTGCCGTCATTGCCGCCATCGGCAGTACGCCTTCCGGCGTATTCGTCGCCTGGTCGCATGTCACGCTGAATGTCGGCGGCGCCTTGCTCTTCCTGCCCTTCACCCAGCCGCTGCAAGCCCTGTCCGCCTCGATCGGCGGCGGACCTGCCGCCCAGCTCGCCCATGCCCAGACTATTTTCAACGTCGTCTGTTCGCTTGGGGTACTGCCGTTATGCTATCTGCCCGTCTGGTCCAGGCTGGAGCAGCGGCTGCAGTCCTGA
- the addB gene encoding helicase-exonuclease AddAB subunit AddB: MTVNFIIGRSGSGKTTTIWERVSSRLKAEPLGAPIIILVPEQGSFGAERGLLAAGGVKGSLRAQTLSFSRLAYRVKQETGGSASLPISEEGKKMLIYKIISKRKEELKLFGASSDRPGFVERLSSLHTELKRCCLGAGDLEEQIGRMRDATLGSPILAGKLDDLHLVFSELDQEMSQLYIDEEDRLAELAEHIADSAYIRGAEIWVDGFHGFSNQEFIVLRELMQYADTMTIALTLDRIYPPGGAPHELELFHPAAVTYIKLRGLAEEMGLTVWDELLAPPVLPRFKDSPVLAHLERGLQRRHPWTGPAEQVKEAISIRAAASRRTEVEGVLREMQALARESGAKYGEMAVFMRNMADYEPLIAPLFQDFGVPFFLDQKLSELHHPLVEFIRSALDVVRRRWRYEDVFRCVKTELLLPLDGSITRAHMDELENYVLACGIHGSRWTNGRSWKGIPRLSLEGSEAVDEAMLARMEACRKAVAEPLQSFEQRIKASRSGLELCRAVYLLLEDTEAARKLEGMGAESLKQGRPEAAREHSQLWGAVLGLLDQIAEMMGKERIEFSLFAGVLETGLAELKMGLVPPALDQVLVGTMDRTRVSGVKYAFLLGFNEGVVPAQFKEDGILSEGERLLLEKSGMELAPGSSRKLLDERFLIYNALTTASRKLWISYAAADDEGKALLPSEVIRQLQGMFPQQLDEQFLSGFPQSGNDDDAVHMDFIGHPEQTLRMLLLQLRQWRQGAEIPGMWWEVYNWFAAEQGADKPAGDQAAEYRHADLSMKLKLERLLGSLFYRNEGIRLKKETSLRLYGGSTLRGSVSRMERFVACSFSHFASYGLRLKERQLYKLQAPDIGQLFHAALSEMAKRLQEQGRSWGSMTAEECRREAGATVDKLSPLLQGEILMSSKRYGYISRKLKNIVGRASVILGEHSRRGSFEPVGLELDFGPGQELPPLRITLPNGCVMEVVGRIDRVDKAEGEQGILLRVIDYKSSQKDLKLHEVYYGLSLQMLTYLDVLLTYSEQWLGQAALPAGALYFHVHDPLLTSANGMNREQAEQELMKRFKMKGLLTADREVVSLMDTTLDKGYSSIVPVALKSDGSFYSSASVATPEQWEQLRSSVRSTISEIGTSITEGDVAIQPYRIQQETACTFCSFRPVCQFDEAVDGNSYNILSKPGKEVIWDLLSRKGGEKL; encoded by the coding sequence ATGACGGTTAACTTCATCATCGGCCGCTCGGGCAGCGGCAAGACGACTACAATATGGGAGCGGGTGTCCTCCAGGCTGAAGGCAGAGCCGCTGGGGGCCCCAATCATTATACTTGTTCCCGAGCAGGGATCGTTCGGAGCGGAACGGGGACTGCTGGCGGCGGGCGGCGTGAAGGGAAGTCTGCGCGCCCAGACGCTCAGCTTCTCGCGGCTTGCCTACCGGGTGAAGCAGGAGACCGGCGGCAGCGCAAGTCTGCCAATCAGTGAAGAAGGCAAGAAGATGCTGATCTACAAGATTATAAGCAAGCGCAAGGAGGAGCTGAAGCTGTTCGGGGCTTCCTCGGACCGGCCGGGATTTGTGGAGCGGCTCAGCAGTCTGCACACGGAGCTTAAGCGCTGCTGTCTTGGAGCCGGAGACCTGGAGGAGCAGATCGGCAGAATGCGGGATGCCACGCTGGGCAGCCCTATTCTGGCCGGGAAGCTGGATGATCTGCATCTCGTCTTCAGTGAGCTGGACCAGGAGATGTCACAGCTCTATATAGATGAAGAGGACAGACTGGCCGAACTGGCTGAGCATATTGCGGACTCTGCCTATATCCGCGGCGCCGAGATATGGGTGGATGGCTTTCACGGCTTCAGCAACCAGGAATTCATCGTCTTGCGTGAGCTGATGCAGTACGCGGACACCATGACCATTGCGCTCACACTGGACCGGATCTATCCGCCGGGCGGTGCCCCGCATGAACTGGAGCTGTTCCATCCGGCGGCGGTTACTTACATTAAGCTGCGGGGATTAGCAGAAGAGATGGGACTTACCGTGTGGGATGAACTGCTGGCTCCGCCCGTCCTGCCAAGGTTCAAGGACAGTCCGGTACTCGCGCATCTGGAGCGCGGACTACAGCGCCGGCATCCCTGGACAGGACCGGCTGAACAGGTGAAGGAAGCTATCAGTATCCGGGCTGCAGCTTCACGACGCACCGAGGTGGAGGGCGTGCTGCGCGAGATGCAGGCCCTGGCCAGAGAATCGGGAGCCAAATATGGGGAAATGGCGGTATTCATGCGTAATATGGCCGATTATGAGCCGCTGATCGCCCCGTTATTTCAGGACTTCGGCGTTCCGTTCTTCCTGGACCAGAAGCTCAGTGAGCTGCATCATCCGCTGGTGGAATTCATCCGCTCGGCCCTGGATGTCGTCCGCCGCCGCTGGCGTTATGAGGATGTGTTCCGCTGCGTGAAGACAGAGCTGCTGCTGCCGCTGGACGGAAGCATTACCCGCGCCCATATGGATGAGCTGGAGAACTACGTGCTGGCCTGCGGCATTCACGGCTCCCGCTGGACGAACGGGCGCTCCTGGAAGGGGATTCCGCGCCTCTCTCTGGAGGGCAGTGAAGCTGTAGATGAAGCGATGCTGGCAAGGATGGAGGCCTGCCGGAAGGCGGTTGCGGAACCGCTGCAGTCATTTGAGCAGAGAATCAAAGCCAGCCGCAGCGGTCTGGAGCTATGCCGGGCGGTATATCTGCTGCTGGAGGATACGGAAGCGGCACGGAAGCTCGAAGGGATGGGGGCAGAATCTCTGAAGCAAGGCCGCCCGGAAGCCGCCCGGGAGCATAGCCAGCTCTGGGGCGCTGTTCTGGGTCTGCTGGACCAGATTGCCGAGATGATGGGCAAGGAACGGATAGAATTCAGCCTGTTCGCCGGGGTGCTGGAGACCGGTCTGGCTGAGCTTAAGATGGGGCTCGTCCCGCCCGCTCTTGACCAGGTGCTGGTAGGTACGATGGACCGTACCCGGGTGTCGGGGGTGAAGTACGCCTTCCTGCTCGGTTTCAACGAAGGAGTGGTGCCGGCGCAGTTCAAGGAAGACGGCATTCTTTCCGAAGGGGAACGCCTCCTGCTGGAGAAGTCCGGGATGGAGCTTGCGCCGGGCTCCTCCCGGAAGCTGCTGGATGAGCGCTTCCTGATCTACAATGCGCTTACGACGGCCAGCAGGAAGCTGTGGATCAGCTATGCTGCAGCTGACGATGAGGGCAAAGCACTGCTGCCTTCGGAGGTCATCCGCCAGCTGCAGGGAATGTTCCCGCAGCAGTTAGATGAACAATTCCTCTCCGGCTTCCCGCAGAGCGGCAATGATGACGATGCTGTCCATATGGACTTCATCGGCCATCCTGAGCAGACGCTCCGCATGCTGCTGCTTCAGCTCCGCCAGTGGCGTCAAGGGGCAGAGATACCCGGCATGTGGTGGGAGGTCTATAACTGGTTTGCGGCGGAGCAGGGCGCAGACAAGCCTGCGGGTGATCAGGCAGCGGAATACCGCCATGCGGATCTGTCCATGAAGCTGAAGCTGGAGCGGCTGCTCGGCTCGCTGTTCTACCGCAATGAAGGCATACGGCTGAAGAAGGAGACCAGCCTGCGCCTGTATGGCGGCTCTACGCTGCGTGGCAGCGTGTCACGGATGGAGCGGTTCGTTGCCTGCTCCTTCTCTCATTTCGCTTCCTACGGACTGAGGCTGAAGGAGCGCCAGCTCTATAAGCTCCAGGCTCCGGATATCGGGCAGCTTTTCCATGCGGCCCTTAGTGAAATGGCGAAGCGGCTGCAGGAGCAAGGCCGCAGCTGGGGCAGCATGACTGCGGAGGAATGCCGCCGTGAGGCAGGGGCGACAGTGGATAAGCTGTCACCACTGTTACAGGGAGAGATTCTGATGAGCAGCAAGCGATACGGCTATATCTCGCGCAAGCTGAAGAATATTGTCGGCCGCGCTTCGGTCATCCTCGGGGAGCATTCGCGGCGCGGGAGCTTCGAGCCGGTCGGGCTGGAGCTGGATTTCGGCCCGGGACAGGAGCTGCCTCCGCTGAGAATTACACTGCCGAACGGCTGTGTCATGGAGGTGGTCGGCCGGATTGACCGGGTGGATAAGGCTGAAGGGGAACAGGGGATTCTGCTGCGGGTTATCGACTACAAATCAAGCCAGAAGGACCTCAAGCTGCATGAGGTCTACTATGGATTGTCGCTGCAGATGTTAACTTACCTTGATGTGCTGCTGACCTATTCCGAGCAATGGCTCGGCCAGGCAGCACTGCCTGCCGGGGCGCTCTATTTCCACGTTCATGATCCGCTTCTGACCTCAGCCAACGGAATGAACCGGGAACAGGCGGAGCAGGAGCTGATGAAGCGCTTCAAGATGAAGGGCCTGCTGACCGCCGACCGTGAGGTAGTATCGCTGATGGATACCACCCTAGACAAAGGGTATTCCTCTATTGTTCCGGTAGCGCTGAAGAGTGACGGCAGCTTCTACAGCAGCGCATCTGTAGCTACCCCAGAGCAGTGGGAGCAGCTGCGGTCCTCGGTGCGCAGCACGATCTCGGAGATCGGGACCAGCATTACGGAGGGGGATGTGGCGATACAGCCTTACCGCATCCAGCAGGAAACGGCCTGTACCTTCTGCTCCTTCCGTCCCGTCTGCCAGTTCGATGAAGCGGTGGATGGCAATAGTTATAATATTCTAAGTAAGCCGGGCAAAGAAGTGATCTGGGATCTGCTGTCCCGCAAAGGAGGAGAGAAGCTGTGA